A stretch of the Thiocystis violascens DSM 198 genome encodes the following:
- the petA gene encoding ubiquinol-cytochrome c reductase iron-sulfur subunit, whose amino-acid sequence MSEQAVNKTRRRVLVAATGLVGAVGVGYALVPFVASMNPSARARAAGAPVEADVSKLEPGGLLRVKWRGQPVWIVHRTPEMLASLASNDPKLVDPASGVPQQPAYCQNATRSIKPAYLVAIGICTHLGCSPIYRPEVAPDDMGADWKGGFFCPCHGSRFDLAARVFKNVPAPTNLVIPKHAYLNETTILIGEDGGAA is encoded by the coding sequence ATGAGCGAACAAGCTGTGAACAAGACGAGACGGCGCGTGCTCGTCGCCGCGACCGGACTGGTCGGCGCCGTGGGCGTCGGCTACGCGCTAGTTCCGTTCGTCGCGTCCATGAATCCGAGCGCCCGCGCCCGGGCCGCGGGCGCGCCGGTCGAAGCGGATGTTAGCAAACTGGAGCCGGGCGGACTGTTGCGAGTCAAATGGCGGGGACAGCCCGTGTGGATCGTGCACCGGACGCCCGAGATGCTCGCCTCCCTGGCCAGCAACGATCCCAAGCTGGTCGACCCGGCATCCGGGGTACCCCAGCAGCCGGCGTATTGTCAGAACGCCACCCGCTCCATCAAGCCGGCGTATCTGGTCGCGATCGGCATCTGCACCCACTTAGGTTGCTCGCCGATCTACCGGCCGGAAGTCGCGCCGGACGACATGGGCGCCGATTGGAAGGGCGGTTTCTTCTGCCCCTGCCACGGCTCGCGTTTCGATCTCGCGGCACGGGTGTTCAAGAATGTTCCGGCGCCCACCAACCTGGTGATCCCGAAACACGCCTATCTCAACGAGACGACGATCCTGATCGGCGAGGATGGCGGCGCGGCCTGA
- a CDS encoding NifB/NifX family molybdenum-iron cluster-binding protein, with protein MKLAISIAGQSLDSPFDARFGRAESFCLVDSDTGTWTVHANPALSASGGAGVQAAQFVASLGARAVVSGAYGPKAYDTLSAANIQRYLAPGNAARSAADILAAFRAGQLAEADGATHGGHHGG; from the coding sequence ATGAAACTTGCCATCTCTATCGCCGGTCAATCGCTTGATTCGCCCTTCGACGCCCGTTTCGGACGCGCCGAATCCTTCTGTCTGGTCGACTCGGACACCGGCACCTGGACGGTCCACGCCAATCCGGCGCTCTCGGCGTCGGGCGGGGCGGGCGTGCAGGCGGCGCAGTTCGTCGCCAGCCTCGGCGCGCGGGCAGTCGTCAGCGGGGCCTATGGTCCGAAGGCTTACGACACGCTCTCCGCCGCCAACATCCAGCGCTATCTCGCGCCGGGGAACGCGGCCCGCAGCGCCGCCGACATCCTGGCCGCGTTCCGGGCGGGGCAGTTGGCCGAAGCCGATGGCGCCACCCATGGCGGCCATCACGGAGGCTAG
- a CDS encoding ATP-binding protein — protein sequence MMRIVVASGKGGTGKTTVATSLAQVAAERDAVRFLDCDVEAPNAALFLHPDLETHRDVGIRVPRVDAQACTFCGRCAEICQFHAIAVVGKKVLVFDDLCHGCGSCTWNCPEQAISEHLAVTGAIDSGTTPEGITFAQGMMNVGQTMGVPILRELKKWTPATRDVPPSTSLRTGPSTSLRASGALEIRDAPPGASCPVVETMRGADFALLVTEPTPFGLHDLKQVAAIAHDLGIPAGVVVNRDGIGDDAVGTWCADSGLPILLRIPMERRIAVAIASGRTLVDAAPDYRPGFHDLLERIVAGVNP from the coding sequence ATGATGCGGATCGTCGTTGCCAGCGGCAAGGGTGGCACGGGCAAAACCACCGTCGCCACCAGCCTGGCGCAAGTGGCCGCGGAACGGGACGCGGTGCGTTTCCTCGATTGTGACGTGGAAGCCCCCAACGCCGCGCTTTTCCTCCACCCCGACCTGGAGACGCATCGGGACGTTGGTATCCGCGTCCCGCGCGTGGACGCGCAAGCCTGTACCTTTTGCGGAAGGTGCGCCGAGATCTGTCAGTTCCACGCCATCGCCGTGGTCGGCAAAAAGGTACTGGTGTTCGACGATCTGTGCCACGGCTGCGGCAGTTGCACCTGGAACTGCCCGGAGCAGGCGATCAGCGAGCACTTGGCGGTAACCGGCGCGATCGACAGCGGCACGACACCGGAAGGCATCACGTTCGCCCAGGGCATGATGAACGTCGGTCAGACCATGGGCGTGCCCATCCTGCGCGAGCTGAAAAAATGGACCCCAGCGACCCGTGACGTGCCCCCTTCGACTTCGCTCAGGACAGGCCCTTCGACTTCGCTCAGGGCGAGCGGCGCGCTCGAAATCCGCGACGCCCCACCCGGCGCTTCCTGTCCGGTGGTGGAAACGATGCGCGGGGCGGATTTCGCGCTGCTCGTCACCGAGCCGACGCCCTTCGGTCTGCACGATCTGAAACAGGTCGCCGCCATCGCCCACGACTTGGGCATTCCCGCCGGCGTGGTGGTCAACCGCGACGGCATCGGCGACGACGCCGTTGGCACCTGGTGCGCCGACAGCGGACTGCCGATTCTGCTGCGCATCCCGATGGAGCGGCGCATCGCCGTGGCCATCGCCAGCGGTCGAACCTTGGTGGACGCCGCGCCCGACTACCGGCCCGGCTTCCACGACCTTCTGGAGCGCATCGTCGCCGGGGTGAACCCATGA
- a CDS encoding ATP-binding protein: MKQLVILSGKGGTGKTSVTAAFAHLASQGPFADRILLADADVDAANLELVLQPRRLDTQPFRGGQVAVIDDDTCMRCGDCESVCRFDAIVEIDGGWAIDPIACDGCAACVYQCPTESIAMQEQTVGECARSDSRYGPLHHANLSPGQENSGKLVTQVRQRARQHALDEQRELVIVDGPPGIGCPVIAAVSGADLALLVTEPTVSGIHDLRRALQTVQHFGVPALVCINKADVYPDGAREIEADCAAQGIATVGRIPFDLTVASAMVAGEAVTVYRPDAPASLALSALWERVVPFLLEAPA, from the coding sequence ATGAAACAGCTCGTCATTCTCAGCGGCAAGGGCGGCACCGGCAAAACCAGCGTCACCGCGGCCTTCGCCCATCTGGCGTCCCAGGGGCCGTTCGCCGACCGGATTCTGTTGGCCGACGCCGATGTGGACGCCGCCAATCTGGAACTCGTCCTCCAGCCGCGCCGGCTCGACACCCAGCCGTTTCGCGGCGGCCAAGTGGCCGTGATCGACGACGACACCTGCATGCGCTGTGGCGACTGCGAATCGGTCTGCCGCTTCGACGCCATCGTCGAGATCGACGGGGGCTGGGCGATCGACCCCATCGCCTGCGACGGTTGCGCCGCTTGCGTCTATCAATGTCCGACCGAAAGCATCGCCATGCAGGAACAGACGGTCGGCGAATGCGCCCGATCCGACAGCCGTTATGGACCGCTCCATCATGCCAATCTGTCTCCGGGTCAGGAAAATTCCGGCAAGCTGGTCACCCAGGTCCGGCAGCGCGCCCGCCAGCACGCACTGGACGAGCAGCGCGAGTTGGTGATCGTGGATGGCCCGCCCGGCATCGGCTGTCCGGTGATTGCCGCCGTGTCTGGCGCGGATCTGGCGCTGTTGGTGACCGAACCGACGGTCTCCGGCATCCATGACCTGCGTCGCGCGCTGCAAACCGTCCAGCACTTTGGCGTTCCGGCACTGGTTTGCATCAACAAGGCCGATGTCTATCCGGACGGCGCGCGCGAGATCGAAGCCGATTGCGCCGCGCAAGGGATCGCCACGGTCGGCCGGATTCCCTTCGACCTGACCGTCGCCAGCGCCATGGTCGCGGGCGAGGCGGTGACCGTCTATCGCCCCGACGCCCCCGCCAGCCTCGCGCTGTCCGCGCTGTGGGAGCGCGTCGTACCCTTCCTGTTGGAAGCGCCGGCATGA
- a CDS encoding NifB/NifX family molybdenum-iron cluster-binding protein: protein MKIAITAETSQGLDSQVAQHFGHAPYFILVDIEDGAVTATRDIANPFAEAHQPGEIPEFIRQQNAEVMLSGGMGGRAIEFFTQAGIKTATGATGTVRESLEKYLGGTLVAAAPCAESVAHGHG, encoded by the coding sequence ATGAAAATTGCCATTACCGCCGAAACCAGCCAGGGACTCGACAGCCAGGTTGCCCAACATTTTGGACACGCGCCCTATTTCATTCTGGTAGACATTGAAGACGGTGCGGTGACCGCGACGCGGGACATCGCCAATCCCTTCGCCGAAGCCCATCAGCCGGGCGAAATCCCGGAGTTCATCCGGCAACAGAACGCCGAGGTCATGTTGAGTGGCGGCATGGGCGGACGCGCCATCGAGTTCTTTACGCAGGCCGGCATCAAAACCGCCACCGGCGCGACGGGCACGGTGCGCGAATCGCTGGAAAAGTATCTCGGCGGCACCCTCGTCGCCGCCGCGCCCTGCGCCGAGAGCGTGGCGCACGGGCACGGCTGA
- a CDS encoding alpha/beta hydrolase yields MTAFILTAGLLAAGVALTPALLHRVYRAPRIREQGTPAALALPYRSLRIPTVNGKTLFAWLVSPAEPAEPLPAVIVLHGWGGNAEQMLPFAAPLHREGYAVLLIDARNHGRSDTDGFSSLPRFAEDLEHGLDWLARQPGIDPRRLALLGHSVGAGAVLLLASRRRDLAAVISIAAFAHPEQLMRRQFRGNRIPWTLGWLVMRWVERTIQARFDDIAPCRSIRHVTCPVLLVHGETDSRVPPEDAECIYANRRDASTELLILPDTDHDSIDAIETHADALLAFLGKTCRGVLPVPPQGKDATRFSDRPLPRRV; encoded by the coding sequence TTGACGGCCTTCATCCTGACCGCCGGTCTCCTCGCGGCCGGTGTCGCCCTGACGCCGGCCCTGTTGCATCGCGTCTACCGGGCGCCGCGCATCCGCGAGCAGGGCACGCCCGCCGCGCTCGCCCTGCCCTACCGCAGCCTACGTATTCCGACCGTCAACGGCAAAACCCTGTTCGCCTGGCTGGTCTCGCCCGCCGAGCCCGCCGAACCCCTGCCCGCGGTGATCGTGCTGCATGGCTGGGGCGGCAACGCGGAACAGATGCTGCCCTTCGCCGCCCCGCTGCATCGCGAGGGCTATGCCGTGCTGCTGATCGACGCCCGCAATCATGGCCGGAGCGATACCGACGGATTCTCTTCCCTGCCGCGCTTCGCCGAGGATCTGGAACACGGACTCGACTGGCTCGCGCGCCAACCGGGCATCGACCCCAGGCGCCTGGCGCTGCTCGGACACTCGGTGGGCGCCGGCGCGGTGCTGCTCTTAGCGTCGCGCCGCCGCGATCTGGCCGCCGTCATCAGCATTGCCGCCTTCGCCCATCCGGAGCAACTTATGCGCCGGCAGTTTCGCGGCAACCGGATTCCCTGGACATTGGGCTGGCTGGTCATGCGCTGGGTCGAGCGAACCATCCAGGCGCGTTTCGACGACATCGCCCCCTGCCGGAGCATCCGGCACGTCACCTGCCCGGTGCTGTTGGTTCATGGCGAGACGGATTCGCGGGTTCCACCCGAGGACGCGGAGTGCATTTACGCCAATCGGCGAGATGCCTCGACTGAATTGCTGATACTTCCCGACACGGATCACGACTCCATCGACGCCATCGAAACGCATGCCGATGCGCTGCTCGCATTCCTCGGGAAAACCTGTCGCGGAGTGCTCCCGGTACCTCCCCAGGGGAAGGACGCGACGCGATTTTCGGACAGGCCGTTACCGCGACGGGTCTGA
- a CDS encoding transporter yields MEMRRQEYPRRAAAASFIVLAMALSHPWAALAAPSGVNAEIDSLRRTVDELLQRVKELEQQRASRSPTGDESWAAKTSVASPGSERTPSAPAVGAPKAAGPGAIAVDELAAERALERTLTAEGALLLGPKQFDVEPNFNYVRRESDQSMLIVADGAIGIRRALTRRNEFDLGLRIRAGLPFSSQFELDLPYRWVDQSLVLPVGLTGVNETSNQGSSVGDIKVGFATTLLRERGWRPDLVGRVTWDTDTGDQMDGVVPMGIGYNELRFGLTALKRQDPLAFTTSLSYTTTFEKDDIKPGDQWGLLLGVSLAASPETSLSLALVQSFSGEVEINGHRIAGSDQVSSVLALGASSILGRRTLLSVSLGIGLTDDAPDYSVNLSLPMRF; encoded by the coding sequence ATGGAAATGCGAAGACAGGAATACCCACGCCGCGCGGCCGCTGCCTCGTTTATCGTCCTGGCCATGGCGTTAAGTCATCCGTGGGCTGCGTTGGCTGCGCCGTCCGGAGTCAATGCCGAGATCGACTCGCTGCGCCGCACGGTTGACGAGTTGCTCCAGCGCGTCAAGGAACTGGAGCAACAACGCGCCAGCCGCTCGCCAACGGGAGACGAATCGTGGGCGGCAAAAACGTCCGTGGCGTCGCCTGGCTCGGAACGGACGCCATCCGCGCCCGCCGTCGGCGCACCCAAGGCGGCGGGCCCTGGCGCGATCGCGGTCGACGAACTGGCGGCCGAACGCGCACTCGAACGGACCCTGACCGCCGAAGGCGCGCTTCTGCTCGGTCCCAAACAGTTCGACGTGGAGCCAAATTTCAATTACGTCCGGCGTGAATCCGACCAGTCGATGCTGATCGTCGCGGATGGCGCGATCGGCATCCGGCGGGCGTTGACGCGCCGCAACGAGTTCGATCTGGGACTGAGGATACGTGCCGGTCTGCCTTTTTCGTCCCAGTTTGAATTGGATCTCCCTTACCGGTGGGTCGATCAATCCCTGGTGCTACCCGTTGGGCTCACTGGAGTCAATGAGACGAGCAATCAGGGGAGTTCCGTGGGGGACATCAAGGTCGGGTTCGCAACCACCCTGCTGCGCGAGCGCGGCTGGCGTCCCGACCTGGTCGGGCGCGTGACCTGGGATACCGATACCGGCGACCAGATGGACGGGGTCGTGCCCATGGGGATCGGCTACAACGAGTTGCGCTTCGGGCTGACCGCGCTCAAGCGACAGGATCCGCTCGCCTTCACGACGTCGCTTTCCTACACCACGACGTTTGAAAAGGACGACATCAAGCCTGGCGACCAATGGGGACTCTTGCTGGGAGTCTCGCTGGCGGCGAGCCCCGAGACATCCCTGAGTCTGGCATTGGTGCAAAGTTTCAGCGGGGAAGTCGAAATCAATGGCCATCGGATCGCCGGCAGCGACCAAGTGAGCAGCGTCCTGGCCTTGGGCGCCTCCTCGATCCTCGGGCGGCGCACCCTGCTCTCCGTCAGCCTGGGCATCGGACTGACCGATGACGCCCCGGACTATTCGGTGAATCTGTCGCTGCCGATGCGATTTTGA